TCTCTTCACTGGATTGATTGATACACTTCACAATTCTTGTTATTTATTGACAAGGCAAATGTCGTATACATTTTTCTTTTCTCCAACGAACTTAATCACAAATTTTAAATGATCGTTTAAAATCTTCACTTAAAATGATTTCGTGTTGGAATATTCATATTTTTAATGACGCTTGCGCCATCGTTGGCTGATTTATTAACTACGGAATTTGTCCTGAAAAGATTCATGTCAGGGCTTTAAAAAAACTAAAAAAAGTAGGGAAGGGAAAATTTAAGGAAGGACGGTTGGCCTGGGCACGGGTTCCGGTCAGATTTTAGCATCGGGTTCGCTGATAGGAAGGAACTGCGGTGTTTCGAACTACCCTTAACAGGAATGGTATCCGGAAGAGGATTTACGCAAAATATTTTAGATATAATTTGAAAAAAAATGAAATTTAAAATTTGTTTGTATATTTACGGGTACGTACCCGTAAATACTATGTTTCGCGTTTTAACGGCTTCCAAAAACATCTAACTTAATTAACAACACCGATAGTAATATGAAGGATATCACATCTTATGCGGAAAAACTCCTAAGCCCTTCCGCAGCTTTAATTGAAGATATAAAAAAGATCAAGGGAGATATTCTGATCCTTGGCGCTGGTGGTAAAATAGGGCCGAGCATTGCCCGGCTTGCCAAGCAGGCAATAGACGAGGCAGGCATGGATACCAGGGTGATAGGTGTTTCCCGTTTCAGTGAGGAAGGACTTGCCCAACAGCTGAATGCGGAGGGGATCGAAACAATTGTTGCCAATATTCTGGACGACAGTCAGTTGCAGGATCTTCCCGAGGTAGAAAATGTTTTATACCTGGCAGGAACAAAATTCGGAACATCCAATAATGAACCGTATACCTGGGCAATGAACACCTACCTGCCCGGGCGTGTGGCTGACAAATTCCGTAATTCACGTATTGTGGTATATTCAACCGGTAATGTTTATCCTTTCACAACAGTTGCCTCCGGTGGTGCAACGGAAGAACTCAGTGCTGACCCTGTGGGAGAGTACGGCCAGTCGTGTCTGGGAAGGGAACGTCTGTTTCAATATTTTTCTTCCCTGTATCACACGCCCTTGCTGATCTACCGCCTTAACTATGCCATCGATTTTCATTATGGTGTTTTACTTGAAGTCGCAAAATCGGTTCTGAACGGGAAGCCGATTGACCTTCGCACGGGACATGTAAATGTGATCTGGCAGGGTGATGCAAATGAAATGGCAATTCGTTCGCTGCTGCATTGCGAATCCCCCTCTAAGATACTCAATATCACAGGTCCGGAAACCGTTTCTCTTCGCTGGCTGGCTGGGGAATTCGGACGTATTTTTAAGGCTGAGCCACAATTTGTGCATGAAGAGCAGCCCACGGCTTTGCTGAGCAACGCGGCGGAATCGTTCCGGTTGTTCGGTTACCCGCGTACTACCCTGAAACAGATGATTGAGATCACGGCCAACTGGCTCCTGGAAGGTGGCAAGACGATTAACAAGCCTACGCATTTCCAGGAAAGACAGGGGCAGTTCTAGGGTAGGTAACGAACCGGGTAAAAAAGTTATGAATTAAAATATCGGGATAGATAATCGCAATCATGAAAGAATTAAGTCAGGATAAAAAGAAGCTGTTGTTTGCAGGAACGGTAATTCCGGCCCATCCGCTGGCGCTGGACAGTAATCTGCAGCTGGACGAAGCCAAACAGCGCGGCCTAACAGCCTATTACATTGCCAGTGGTGCAGGTGGCGTGGCCATTGGCGTGCATACCACACAATTTGAAATAAGAGACCCGGAAGTAAATCTTTTCGAAAAGGTACTTGAAATTACTGCGGATGAGATCAATAACAGTACCAAGGCGGATACATTTCTGAGGATTGCAGGAATTTGCGGACAAACTGCTCAGGCGGTGAAGGAAGCTGAAATTGCCGTAAAACATGGTTATGATCTTGGCCTTGTAAGTATGGCGGCATTTAAAACAGAACCTGAATCGGAAATTATTGAGCATATTAAAACCGTTGCCGGTATCATTCCTGTTTTTGGATTTTATCTTCAGGCCGCCATCGGAGGGCGTGTTTATACCTATGAATTCTGGCAGCAGTTTGCTGAGATCCCCAATGTATACGCCATTAAAATTGCTGCATTTAACCGATATCAGACTCTGGACGTGGTACGGGCGGTATGCAATTCTTCAAGAAAGGATGAAATTGCGCTTTATACCGGGAACGATGATAACATTGTGGCGGATCTGATCACGCCATACCGTTTTAAAGTAGGAGGGGAGCTGATTGAAAAAAGGTTCGTTGGCGGATTATTGGGACATTGGGCAGTTTGGACGCAAAAGGCTGTCGGTTTGCTGGAAACGGTAAAAAAATCTATCGGCACGGACTATCAGACGATGGAAGGCTTACTAAGCACCAATATTGAGGTAACGGATATGAACGCTGCAATCTTTGATCCGGCACATGCGTTTCACGGATGCATCACGGGTGTGCATGAGGTGTTGAGAAGGCAGGGGCTGCTGGACGGAATATGGACACTGAACCCGAAAGAAAACCTGTCGCCGGGCCAGTATGAAGAAATTACCCGTGTGATTGACGCCTATCCGCATCTGGTTGATGATGCATTTGTAAAAGATTTCCTGGAAAGCAGGTCTGCCGTTTCAGCACATTCCTGATGGTATGACGTTCAGAGCGGCGGGGTATCTGTCCGCCGCCCTGAGCCAGGCAGCTATCGTATTGCTGGCTGTTTTTTGTTCCACAGCAAAAGTGCCAGCGATACCAGACAAAGAACGGATTCTGTTTTGATCCACATATTTCCAAAATCCCCCAGCGGCCCATCCATGATGATTGTAAGCAGGCGGGACAATGCATAAAAGCCCCATAATAGGGTAAGAAATGCCAGCGCATGTTGGATATAGTTTCTTACGCTGTATACAAGACTTATTACGATGGTAAAACCCACTCCGCCATAAACGCCTCTGATAGAAGAGAGTGCGTCGTTATTGGGCAGCTGGACCCTGACAAGGTCCATCACCGATTGTGGATCCTGAAATGCCATGATACTTACGGACGCTATGCTAAGCGCCGAGAGAATAATGAAAGTTTGCGATAATAGTTTTTGAATTTTCATAAAGTTGTAATTACTTGGGATGTTTGCGCAGCCTGCATTAAAGCAGATGCGGAAGCAAAATTGGTGCTATCGTGGCCTATTAAAAACGGAGAAGCCATTGTACTATCTGTTTTCCTTCCTGAATCTCACATTTTATCGGTTCATCTGTTAAATGGTTCAGCAGATGGTTCTTACACGGATTAAATGGCGACAATCGGATTGAAAGGGATATTCCGACAATTGAATAACTATTTCTGATGTTTGAGGCAGCGTTTGCTTCCCATCAACCGCGTTCTGTTTAATTTTACTGCCCAGGAAAATTAAACATGAGCTTTCATCTGACATCTCTGGAAAAGTACTTTAGTTCTGTCCGGCAAAACCGGCTTTATTTCTATATACTTTTTTTATTGCTTCCCTGGTTTGTCCCGCTGATCGGGTACATGATGTGGGGGAAACTGTATTTTGCCAATGCAGGCGTATTTCTTGGAGGGACAATAATTAACCTGATATTGTGCCTGTTAGCCAATCAGGTGAATCAGGTAACGGCAATTTACGTCTCCGGAATGTATCCGGAAGCACACCAGACACTGTATCGGGTAGTTGCCTGGTTTGTGGTTTATTCAGCTGTCAATGTCATTATCCTGTACCTGGTACTCGCTGCGTATGATTATATCGGGCTTTTTGGGTATTCGCTGGATGGAGGACGTTTGTTGTATTCCGTTTTTTGTATTCTTGGCGCATCGCTCATCGGGGCCGGGTTGTCGGAGCTGGCTTATACCTTTATGCAGTGGAAAACCAATCAGTTGGAGCTGAGACAGATGGAGCAGCAGCAACTGCGGACTGAACTTGAAATTCTGAAGCAGCAGGTAAATCCGCATTTTTTGTTCAATTGCCTTAATTCTCTATCCATTTTGATATCCGATGCTCCGGCAACGGCCGAAAAATTCGTGGATGAAATGTCAAAGGTATACCGTTATCTGCTGACTGTCAACGGACCTGACCGCGAGGAAAGTCTTGTTGTGCTGGATGCCGAGATCCGTTTCATCAGATCCTATATATACCTGCTGGAAACGCGATTTGAAGACGGAATACACATTACTGTTGAAGTGGCAGATCTTTACCTGAACGGGCAAATAGCGCCGCTCAGTTTGCAAACCCTGATCGACAATGCCATTCGTCATAACATTGTATCAGCCGGTCAGCCGCTTTACATCAGCATAAAAACCACGGCCACCGGACAGTTGGAAATTAAAAACAACTTGCAGAAACGCATGGTTAAAATGTCCCTGAACAACGCCGGGTTGGTTTCTCTGATATCCCGCTATAAATTTTTATTTAACCAGGCCGGGACCATCCAGGTGAAGGAAGATACCTCCTCGTTTTCGGTCACCCTGCCACTGATTTACACATGAGACCTGCTTCCGGATTCAAGCGTATTGGAAAGTTCATTTGGCTGAGCCTGTTTGGCAGATGGATCTTCCTGCTGCTGATACCTTGGTTTGTGCCTACTATCAGCTATCTGCTCATAGGGGAGCCATATCTGGAGAGTTTCTCCAATTTTATTTGGGGTACGCTGATGGTTTTGCTGATGACAACCCTGGCGTTTATTCCTCATGACTGGGCAGTGCAGTACATTGCGGATCTGTACCCCTCCATTCACTTGTCTGCCAAACGGGCGGGGTTTACCGTTCTGGCTTTTTGTTTACTGACCGGCGTGTACATTAGCGTGTATGTTATGTTCATTATTCGTTTCAGGCCGCTGAATGCAGAACTAAGTACCGACGGTGTAATAAAAGTATATCTTTTTGAATTCTTTGCAATACTCCTGCTTACCTGTCTGTATGAGGTGAACTACTCCCTGAAAAAATGGAAAGAAATAAAAATGAATAAGGAGGCAATCAAAAAAGCAGGCCTGCAGGGGCAACTCCAAAGTCTGAAAAGCCAGGTAAATCCGCATTTTTTGTTCAACAGCCTTAATACCCTCTCTGCATTGATTACTGATGAACCGCAACGGGCCGAACGCTTTGTGGATGAAATGGCAAAGGTGTACCGCTATCTTCTTCAGACTAACGAGCATGAATTGACTGATTTGGCAACAGAAATAAATTTCATACGGTCTTACTATCACTTGCTGAGAACTCGGTATGACACCGGCCTTGTCCTGCACATAAACGTGGACGATGTGGCGCTGGAAAGTTTCATTCCGCCTCTCACCTTACAGCTTTTGGTGGAAAATGCCGTGAAACACAACACGATACTGGAGAAAAATCCATTGACTATTGAAATAACATCCTTAGAGAGCAACCTGCTGGAGGTAAAGAATAATGTAATCGTCAAATCCACTCATGTACGGTCCACTCAACTGGGGCTGGCCAATATAAACGCTAAGTATCAGATACTTTCCGCCAGACAGCCCGTGATAAGCGCCGGCCCGGATTATTTCGTAGTACTATTGCCTTTGTTAACTGAAAAACCTGTGAATCAATGAACATACTGATTGTGGAAGATGAAAAGCTGGCGGTCCGGAAACTCACCAGGTTGCTGGAGGAGGTGGCTCCTCATGTGGTAATCAAAGGAGTTACGCCAAGCATCGAAGCTACGGTTACATGGATCGACGAAAACCGTGGCAAGAATGAAAAAGAGCCGGATCTTATCTTTCTGGATATCGAACTGGCTGACGGACAGAGTTTTGAAATTTTCAACCGGACTGAAATACGTAGTATGGTGATATTTACCACCTCCTATGATGAGTATGCCCTTCAGGCTTTTAAAGTGAACAGTATCGATTACCTGCTGAAACCGGTTCAGAAAGAGGATTTGCAGCGCGGTCTTAAGAAATATGAGGATCTGGTCGGCTACAAACAGCGTGGGAATGTAACCGTAGTACCGGAAGGTCTGGAGAACATACTTAAAAATCTGCGATTACAGCAGCCCGCAAAGGAGTACCGGAAAAGGTTTCTGGTGAAACAGGGAGCACGCATGATTTCGGTGGAAGTAGGGGATATTGCATTTTTCTATACTGAAGAGAGCATCAGTTTTTTCAAAAACTATCAGGGACAAAAGTTTGTGTTGGATTACAGGATGGATGAACTGGAAGGTTTTCTGGACCCGGAGCATTTTTTTCGGGTTAACCGGGGTATGATCGTCACGCACCAGGCAGTGACGCAAATCCAGCCTTACTATAACCATCGCCTTGCACTGGCACTGCAGCCTGCCTTTGAAAAAGAGGTGATTGTGAGCCGGGAAAAAACCGGTGATTTTAAAAAATGGATGGGGAAATAACCCTACGCCTGGCAGGGTGAGGTGAAAAAATAATACTTTATTAGTCTATAAAATTTGTAGGATAGATAGTTTTACATACTTTTGTGCTTAAGTATACCAGTCTAAATTTAATATTGTAATGCAGGAAAAAGTAAGTGCCTTCAAACTATCCAGTCAGAAATACTGGTATGTGTTAGTCCCGGGTTTGGTTTTGGTAGTTCTCATATTCTCGCGTTATTACCAGGAAATTCTTCATTTCTTTAACAACAGTGATTTAGGGCTTGAGAGTGATTTTATTTTCTATCTTTTGGTTGGTTTGGGTGCGCAGTTGGTGGATGGTGCCCTGGGTATGGCTTATGGTGTAACCTCCAATTCGTTCCTTTTGTCGCTGGGAGTACCTCCTGCGGTAAGTAGTGCAAGTGTACATATTGCTGAGATGTTTACCACGGGAGCATCCGCCGTTTCTCATTTCCGATTTAAAAACATCAACAAGAAGTTATTCAAGAACCTTATTCTTCCGGGAGTTGCAGGTGCTGTTGCAGGGGCATATCTGCTTTCGGACCATATTAATGGAGACCTCATCAAACCTTTTGTTGCTGCCTATATGGCGGTGCTGGGATTGATCATCATCCGGAAGGCTTTGAAGAAAAATCTTGCCAAAACCAAAACCAGGCGTGTGGGTATTCTGGCTGCGTTTGGTGGTTTTATGGATTCTGTTGGTGGCGGTGGCTGGGGGCCCATTGTAACGTCTACGCTGATAGGGCAGGGGAGGGATCCGCGTTATACCATCGGGACAGTCAACGCAGCGGAATTTGCTATCGCTTTTTCCAGCGGGATTACGTTTATTATTTTTACTGAGATAAATAACTGGCAGGTGGTATTGGGCCTCATCATCGGAGGTGTTATTGCGGCA
This portion of the Dyadobacter sp. CECT 9275 genome encodes:
- a CDS encoding dihydrodipicolinate synthase family protein; the protein is MKELSQDKKKLLFAGTVIPAHPLALDSNLQLDEAKQRGLTAYYIASGAGGVAIGVHTTQFEIRDPEVNLFEKVLEITADEINNSTKADTFLRIAGICGQTAQAVKEAEIAVKHGYDLGLVSMAAFKTEPESEIIEHIKTVAGIIPVFGFYLQAAIGGRVYTYEFWQQFAEIPNVYAIKIAAFNRYQTLDVVRAVCNSSRKDEIALYTGNDDNIVADLITPYRFKVGGELIEKRFVGGLLGHWAVWTQKAVGLLETVKKSIGTDYQTMEGLLSTNIEVTDMNAAIFDPAHAFHGCITGVHEVLRRQGLLDGIWTLNPKENLSPGQYEEITRVIDAYPHLVDDAFVKDFLESRSAVSAHS
- a CDS encoding sensor histidine kinase, with the translated sequence MRPASGFKRIGKFIWLSLFGRWIFLLLIPWFVPTISYLLIGEPYLESFSNFIWGTLMVLLMTTLAFIPHDWAVQYIADLYPSIHLSAKRAGFTVLAFCLLTGVYISVYVMFIIRFRPLNAELSTDGVIKVYLFEFFAILLLTCLYEVNYSLKKWKEIKMNKEAIKKAGLQGQLQSLKSQVNPHFLFNSLNTLSALITDEPQRAERFVDEMAKVYRYLLQTNEHELTDLATEINFIRSYYHLLRTRYDTGLVLHINVDDVALESFIPPLTLQLLVENAVKHNTILEKNPLTIEITSLESNLLEVKNNVIVKSTHVRSTQLGLANINAKYQILSARQPVISAGPDYFVVLLPLLTEKPVNQ
- a CDS encoding sulfite exporter TauE/SafE family protein, producing MQEKVSAFKLSSQKYWYVLVPGLVLVVLIFSRYYQEILHFFNNSDLGLESDFIFYLLVGLGAQLVDGALGMAYGVTSNSFLLSLGVPPAVSSASVHIAEMFTTGASAVSHFRFKNINKKLFKNLILPGVAGAVAGAYLLSDHINGDLIKPFVAAYMAVLGLIIIRKALKKNLAKTKTRRVGILAAFGGFMDSVGGGGWGPIVTSTLIGQGRDPRYTIGTVNAAEFAIAFSSGITFIIFTEINNWQVVLGLIIGGVIAAPFGALLVNKIKRRPMMLVVGALVILLSIRTIFLSVF
- a CDS encoding NAD-dependent epimerase/dehydratase family protein, which gives rise to MKDITSYAEKLLSPSAALIEDIKKIKGDILILGAGGKIGPSIARLAKQAIDEAGMDTRVIGVSRFSEEGLAQQLNAEGIETIVANILDDSQLQDLPEVENVLYLAGTKFGTSNNEPYTWAMNTYLPGRVADKFRNSRIVVYSTGNVYPFTTVASGGATEELSADPVGEYGQSCLGRERLFQYFSSLYHTPLLIYRLNYAIDFHYGVLLEVAKSVLNGKPIDLRTGHVNVIWQGDANEMAIRSLLHCESPSKILNITGPETVSLRWLAGEFGRIFKAEPQFVHEEQPTALLSNAAESFRLFGYPRTTLKQMIEITANWLLEGGKTINKPTHFQERQGQF
- a CDS encoding sensor histidine kinase produces the protein MSFHLTSLEKYFSSVRQNRLYFYILFLLLPWFVPLIGYMMWGKLYFANAGVFLGGTIINLILCLLANQVNQVTAIYVSGMYPEAHQTLYRVVAWFVVYSAVNVIILYLVLAAYDYIGLFGYSLDGGRLLYSVFCILGASLIGAGLSELAYTFMQWKTNQLELRQMEQQQLRTELEILKQQVNPHFLFNCLNSLSILISDAPATAEKFVDEMSKVYRYLLTVNGPDREESLVVLDAEIRFIRSYIYLLETRFEDGIHITVEVADLYLNGQIAPLSLQTLIDNAIRHNIVSAGQPLYISIKTTATGQLEIKNNLQKRMVKMSLNNAGLVSLISRYKFLFNQAGTIQVKEDTSSFSVTLPLIYT
- a CDS encoding LytR/AlgR family response regulator transcription factor; protein product: MNILIVEDEKLAVRKLTRLLEEVAPHVVIKGVTPSIEATVTWIDENRGKNEKEPDLIFLDIELADGQSFEIFNRTEIRSMVIFTTSYDEYALQAFKVNSIDYLLKPVQKEDLQRGLKKYEDLVGYKQRGNVTVVPEGLENILKNLRLQQPAKEYRKRFLVKQGARMISVEVGDIAFFYTEESISFFKNYQGQKFVLDYRMDELEGFLDPEHFFRVNRGMIVTHQAVTQIQPYYNHRLALALQPAFEKEVIVSREKTGDFKKWMGK
- a CDS encoding DUF4345 domain-containing protein — encoded protein: MKIQKLLSQTFIILSALSIASVSIMAFQDPQSVMDLVRVQLPNNDALSSIRGVYGGVGFTIVISLVYSVRNYIQHALAFLTLLWGFYALSRLLTIIMDGPLGDFGNMWIKTESVLCLVSLALLLWNKKQPAIR